A window of Nocardia arthritidis genomic DNA:
CTCCAATCGTGACAAGCGCGTGGTAGAGCGCGGCGATGCCGGGGTTGGTACGCGTGCGCGTCGCCGCGGCCTCGGCGTTGTGGTGATCGGGCCATTGCAGGAGTGGTTCCGGCGCTGCACACACTCGGATTGAGATCGAATGTTGCTGAAGCGGAAAGCGCCGGGTGTAGCACGCTGCGCTGCGGGTGATCGGGGCGTGTCGTGGTCATTGTGGCTATCACCAGTTCGGTGTGCTTTCACCCTGCTCGGGCGTTATTCGGTGGCAGGGTGGGATCGCGGGCAAAATTCCGGTAACACATCAAGTGTGAGCTACGACACTAAGACACAGGGCTATCGCGCACCCAGCACCAGCCCCATCGGTAAGGAATTCATCATGTCCGCATTGTTCAAGGTGGCCGCAGCTACCATGCTCACCGCCGGCGCTCTGGCAGTCATCAGCCCGGTCGCTACCGCGCAGACCGCCGACACCAGCACCACCGTCGACACCAGCACCAGCATCAGCGCCGATTTGTTCTCCGGCCAGGTCGCTACTGACGCCGGCCTCAAAGCCGTCCTCGGCGCCTCAACCGACATCGAATAAGGCCCGGTGGGCCGAGGACGGGTGGCAGCGGAACTGCCCGGCCGAGAGGGCTTGTCCGTCGAGGCAACCCGCTCGGTTGGCAGTTCCGCTTCTGCCTCGGCGCCCGGCCGTCGTGGTCGATGTGGTCGAAAACCGCAGGGTTCAGGGTGGCGGGCTGCTGTGCCATGTCCGGTGGTGGAACCGGTTGACCGCGTGGCGATAGCGGAGCGTGCACCTCGCGCCTTGTATCGGGAGGTACCGACTACCGCAACGGCGCGGTGGTCGTGGGCGCCACGCCCTTGAAGTTCCTGCGGACATGGATGGCACAAGCCATTTCATCTCTGCGCGCTGGCCGAATCGGTGACAATGACACCGTCGGTTCCACCGTCGGCCGGGATCACGCACCAACCGAGCCAGGGCAGACTCGTCCGAACGTAGACAACCGAGGAGAGCAGCATGGCCACCGGAACCGTGAAGTGGTTCAACGCCGAGAAGGGATTCGGCTTCATCGCCCAGGATGGCGGTGGCCCCGACGTCTTCGTGCACTACTCCGCCGTCCAGTCGGCCGGCTTCCGCTCACTGGAGGAAGGCCAACAGGTCACCTTCGACGTCGCCCAAGGGCCCAAGGGTCCGCAGGCCGAGAACGTCACTCCCCAATAAGAAGTTCGCCAGCAGCACTCGGTCGCCTCGACCTGGCGTTAGCACCATCCCCGCGGACAGGCCGAGCCGCCCGGACACCAGCAGCCAGACTCGCCCAGGAAACCGGCGGCGCCGGGGACCGTTCGGTAGCCGCTGCGCCACCGCCGAGGCCACCGTGCCGACGAGGCCGCCGAAGAAGCCGCTGGGTATCGGTCGTCTACCGCGGCCCTTATCTCGATGGCGCCGCACTCCGATCCTCCGGCACATCGTCAATGCGAACCGGATGTATCGGACCGTGGTGCGAGCACACGCCGATTGGCCGAGTCTCGGCGATTCGCCCGGGGTGATGTGGCGTACTTACATTGTTCTGCGGGGATTGTTGTCTTTTGCTCGCGCTGATCGAGATGGTTCGCATCTGTGCGGGCGTTAATTGTCGAATGGAGATGCGTCAGCATCCGAGTCCCGCGAGTATCTGATCTCGAAGAACGCATCGCCGAATTGCACACAGGTACAGGCGAATCGACTCTGCGACGGAGGCATGCATTGACGAAAGAAACCCGATCGTGACCGCAACCCTGCACAGTGTCCGCAGCACAGACGGGACCGAGATCGCATACCAGGTCGCCGGCCCCACCGACGGCCGGGCGCTGGTAATGCTGCACGGCCTGGCAGCGAGTATGGCCGCCTGGGGCTCGGTGATCGACCGGTTCGCGCAGCGATACCGCGTGGTGACGCCGGATCTGCGCGGGCACGGCTACTCGGGTAAGCCGGTGTCCGGCTACGACAATCCGGCCAACTGGGCGGGCGATGTCGCGTCCGTACTGGCGGCGGAGAACATCGCGTCCGGTGCGGTGCTGCTGGGATGGTCCTACGGCGGATTCGTGCTCACAGATTATCTGGCAGAGCGAGGAACCGGCGTGGCGGACGGAGTAGTGTATGTCGATGCCGTCACCGGCACCCCTGGGCATGATATCCAAGGGGCACAGCTCGGTCCGGCAATGCTCGCCGCGGCGCCCGCCATTTTCGACGAGGGCGGCGTGCACCAAATCCGCGCCTATCTCGAGGCTGCCGAGGCCGGTTTCTACGGCGACGTGCCCGGGCCCGACCTGCAACGCCTCGTCGGCTTGAACCTGGTCACCCCACCGCGCGTTCGCGAAGCACTGCTGACTCGACCTCCCCGCGACAACGACGCCACGCTGCGCGCACTTGACGTACCCGCGCTGGTCATCCACGGTCTCGACGACGCGGCGGTTTCGGCGGATACGGCCCGCTATATCGCCGGCAAGGCGATTTCCGATGCGCGCCTGTCCCTCTGGGAGCACACCACACACGCGCCGTTCCTCGAGGCTCCCA
This region includes:
- a CDS encoding alpha/beta fold hydrolase, with the translated sequence MTATLHSVRSTDGTEIAYQVAGPTDGRALVMLHGLAASMAAWGSVIDRFAQRYRVVTPDLRGHGYSGKPVSGYDNPANWAGDVASVLAAENIASGAVLLGWSYGGFVLTDYLAERGTGVADGVVYVDAVTGTPGHDIQGAQLGPAMLAAAPAIFDEGGVHQIRAYLEAAEAGFYGDVPGPDLQRLVGLNLVTPPRVREALLTRPPRDNDATLRALDVPALVIHGLDDAAVSADTARYIAGKAISDARLSLWEHTTHAPFLEAPTRFVDEVTHFIESLPAKGPAATVTSVTMTTNVRSASPPGGRTAQR
- a CDS encoding cold-shock protein, producing the protein MATGTVKWFNAEKGFGFIAQDGGGPDVFVHYSAVQSAGFRSLEEGQQVTFDVAQGPKGPQAENVTPQ